In Mycolicibacterium nivoides, the DNA window TTCCTTGACCTTCTGGTGGATCGCCGATTCCGCGGTGCACATGAACCGCGAGCCCATGTTGACGCCGTCGGCGCCCAGCGCCAGAGCGGCCACCAGACCACGCGCGTCGGCGAAACCGCCCGAGGCGATCATCGGGATGTCGATCTTGGCCGACGCTGCCGGTATCAGCACCAGGCCCGGGATGTCGTCCTCACCGGGGTGACCGGCGCACTCGAACCCGTCGATGCTGATGCCGTCCACACCCAGGCTCTGCGCCTTGACCGCATGGCGCACCGAGGTGCACTTGTGCAGCACCTTGATCCCGTTGGCGTGGAACATCGGCAGGTGCGGCGCCGGGTTGGAGCCCGCGGTCTCCACGATCTTGATGCCGGAGTCGACGATCACCTGGCGGTACTCGTCATATGGCGGCGGGTTGATCGTCGGCAGGATCGTCAGGTTCACACCGAACGGCTTGTCGGTGAGCTCACGGCACCGCTCGATCTCGCGGGCCAGATCTGCCGGGGTCGGCTGGGTCAGTGCGGTGATGAAACCCAACGCACCGGCATTCGCCACGGCCGCCACGAGTTCGGCGCGGCCGACCCACTGCATGCCACCCTGCACGATGGGATGCTCGATCCCGAACGTCTCGGTGAACTTCGTCTTCAATGCCATATGTTCGCCTTCCTGGTTAGCTGAGCTGTCGGCTCTTCGCGCAAGCGCTCATCGCGGAGCCATGCGGATAGCACCGTCGAGGCGGATGACCTCGCCGTTGAGCATCGGGTTTTCGATGATGTGCACGGCCAGGGCGCCGTACTCATCGGGATCGCCCAGTCGGGCCGGGTGCGGCACCTGCTGGCCCAGCGACTTCTGCGCCTCCTCGGGCAGCGAACCCAACAGCGGGGTCTTGAACAGACCCGGGGCGATGGTGCACACCCGGATCAGCTCACGCGACAGATCCCGCGCGATCGGCAGGGTCATACCGACCACGCCGCCCTTGGACGCCGAGTAGGCGGCCTGCCCGATCTGACCGTCGAACGCCGCGACCGAGGCGGTGTTGACGATGACGCCGCGCTCCTCGTTCTTGAGAGGCTCGGTCTTGGCGATGCGCTCGGCGGCCAGCCGGATCACGTTGAACGTGCCGATCAGATTGACCTCGACCACCTTGCGGAAGCCATCCAGCGGGAACGCCCCGTTCTTGGACAGGGTCTTGATGGCATTGCCGATGCCGGCACAGTTGACGTTGATGCGCACCGGGCCCAGCGATTCGGCGACATCGAGCGCCTCGGACACACCGGCCTCGTCGGTCACATCGGTGCCCACGAACCTGGCCCGATCACCCAGCTCGGCCACCACCTCTTCACCCTTGAGGTCGATCACCACCACCGAAGCACCCGCGTCCAGCAGCCGCTTGGTGGTCGCCAATCCCAGGCCCGAAGCACCGCCGGTGACGACGGCTACCGCGTCTTTGATCTCCACTTACCGCATTCCTTTCCGGCCGGCATGGCGCCGGCCTCCTGATGTGGTTGAACTAAACCCAGTCCCGCAGAACGGCTTCGGTGTCGGCGCCGCGCGGGCTCGGCGGAGTCGGCACCGCCGTGGCGCTGCGCGAGAACCGTGGTGCCGGCATCGGCTGCAGGTTGCCCTCGTCGTCGAAGAACGTGTCGCGCTCGGCGATGTGCGGCTCGGTGAGCACCTCGGCGAACGACAGCACCGGCGTCGCACACGCATCGGTGCCGGCGAACACCTCGGCCCAGTGATCGCGGTCGTGCGCGGCGAAGGCCGTGGTGAAGGCCTCACGCAACTCGGGCCAGCGGGCCATGTCGTTCTGAGCCGGCAGGTCGGCGCCATCCAGGCCCAGACCCTTGAGCAGCTCGGCGTAGAACTGCGGCTCGATCGCACCGATGGCCATGTATTTGCCGTCGGCGGTCTCATAGGTGTCGTAGTAGGGCGCGCCGGTGTCGAGCATGTTGGTGCCGCGCTCGTCCGACCACAGGCCGTTGGCACGGAAGCCCCACATCATCTGCATCAGCACGGACGATCCGTCGACCATGGCCGCGTCGATCACCTGCCCCTTGCCCGAGGTCTGGCGCTCGAACAGGGCCGAGAGGATGCCGACGAGCAGGAACATCGACCCGCCGCCGAAATCACCGGCCAGGTTCAGCGGCGGCACCGGCCGCTCACCCTTGCGGCCGATCGCGTGCAGCAGGCCGTTGAGCGAGATGTAGTTGATGTCGTGGCCCGCCTGCAGGGCCCGCGGACCTTCCTGGCCCCACCCCGTCATCCGGGCGTAGATCAGGCGGTCGTTGATCTTGGCGCAATCCTCCGGACCCAGCCCCAGGCGTTCGGTGACACCGGGCCGGTAACCCTCGATCAGCACGTCAGCCTTGGAGATCAGGTTGAGCACGAGCTCGCGGCCCTCGTCGCTCTTGAGATCTGCCGCCACCGAACGGCGGTTGCGAAGCATCGAATCCCGATCACCGGCCGGCACTCCCCCGCTGCGACCCGGCCGCTCGATCCGCACGACGTCGGCACCCAGATCGCCGAGAATCATCGCCGCGTGGGGGCCCGGGCCGATACCGGCCAACTCCACAACGCGCAAACCCTGCAGTGGTCCTGCCATGCTCTTCCGCCCTTCGCGTGTTAGGCCTTGGTTGACCGGTGACATAGCTTACTTGTATAACCTTCTCGACCGGCATGGCCATAGCCGGCCCCGCCCGGACCGGGCCTCTGGCCCGTCAGACCTAAGGTGCATAGATGACCGTGACCCGCGAGTACCCCGACGTAAAAGACGTGACCGTGTCGCTCGAGGGCGGTGTGCTGTCGGTGACGCTGAACCGGCCCGACAGCCTCAATTCGCTGACCCAGGACATGCTCGTGGCGATCGCCGATGCCATGGAACTGGCCGCCACCGACGCGGGAGTGCGCGTGGTTCGCCTCGGCGGCGCGGGCCGCGGATTCAGCTCCGGCGCCGGAATCAGTGAGGAAGACCAGAACGCCAAGAGCCACGACGCCGAAGGCGTGCTCGACGCCGCCAACCGCGCCGTCGCATCCATCGTGGCGCTGCCCAAGCCGGTCGTGGCCGTCGTGCAGGGACCCGCCGCCGGCGTCGGGGTGTCACTGGCACTGGCGTGCGACGTCGTGCTGGCCTCGGAGGCGGCCTTCTTCCTGCTGGCCTTCACCAAGATCGGGTTGATGCCCGACGGCGGTGCGTCGGCTCTCGTCGCCGCGAACATCGGCCGGATCCGGGCGATGCGACTGGCGCTGCTGGCCGACCGCCTCACCGCCGCCGACGCCTACGACTGGGGTCTGATCAGCGCCGTGTACCCCGCCGACGAGTTCGACGCCGCGGTGGACAAAGTCATCGCCAAGCTGCGATCGGGTCCGGCGGTGGCCCTGCGCGAGACCAAGCAGGCCGTCAACGCGGCCACGCTGACCGAGCTCGAGGGTGCCTTCGCCCGCGAGCGCAAGGGCCAGCTGCAGCTGCTGGTGTCCGACGATTTCCGCGAGGGCACCAAGGCCTTCCAGCAGAACCGGCGCCCGGAGTTCACCCAGCAGTAGGCGCCCGCCGGGGCTCACGCCGGCGAAAATCGTTGGACTCAACCCACTCCGAGTGGGCACCATCGAATGTTGTGAGCATGCAAGACGACATCCAGACGCCGGTCGGTCAGACCGGCGGCTGGCGTGTGCTCGCGCCCTTCCGCATCCGTGAATACCGGTTGCTGATCGCCGCGGTCACGTTGTCGATCTTCGCCGAGGGCATGTGGTCGGTGGTGATGGCTTTGCAGGTCATCGCGATCGACAACGATCCGGCCTCGCTGTCGCTGGTGGCCACCTGCCTCGGCGTGGGCCTGGTGGCGTTCGTTCTCGTCGGCGGGATCGCCGCCGACCGGGTCAACCAGCGCACGATCATCATCGCGGTGGAGACGGTCAATCTGGTGACGGTCACGACCGTCGCGGTGCTGGGGCTGCTCGACCTGCTCAAGATCTGGCATCTGGCCGTCGCGGCGGGCATTCTCGGCATCGCCGCGGCGTTCTTCTTTCCGGCCTACAGCGCTCTGCTGCCCCGCATCCTGCCGCCGGAACAATTGTTGGCGGCCAACGGCGTCGAGGGCGTGGTGCGCCCGGTCTTCCAGCGCTCGGTCGGGCCTGCGGTGGCGGGCATGGTGATCGCCGCGACCTTCCCCTCACTGGGTGCGGTCGTCGTGGCCGTGCTGTTCGGCGCTGGCCTGGTCCTGCTGGTCGCCACCCGCCCCACCGTGGATTCGGTTGCGGCACAGGGCGATGTCGACCGCCCGCACGTATTGCGCGATCTGCGTGAAGGTTTCGCGTTCATGGTGCGCACCCCGTGGCTGCTGTGGACGCTGTTGTTCGCCAGCATGTTCGTGCTCGTCGTCCTCGGGCCGATCGAGGTGCTGCTGCCGTTCATCGCCCAGGACCGGTTCGCCGACGGCGCCAGGGCGTACGGATTCATCCTGGCCTTCTTCGGATTCGGCAGCGCGTTGGGGGCCCTGACGGTGTCCTCACGCCGGATGCCGCGGCGCTACCTGAGCACGATGATGCTGATGTGGGGGCTGGGCTCGGTGCCGTTGGTGGTCGTCGGCGTCACTTCGTCGTTCCCGTTGATGGCGCTGGCCACGTTCTGCGTCGGCGTCACAGACGGTGCGGGGATGGTGATCTGGGGAACGCTGCTGCAGCGCCGGGTGCCGACGGAGATGTTGGGCCGGGTCTCAAGCCTGGACTTCTTCGTTTCGCTGGCGTTCATGCCGCTGTCGTTCGCGATCGTCGGCCCACTGTCGAAGGTGGTCTCGATGGAGTCCATCTTCCTGGTGGCCGGGCTGCTGCCCGCCGTCCTGGCCGCGGTGGCCGTGACCGCGGCCCGCATGCCGCGCGACGAACTGGCGCACCCGCTGCGTTAGGTGAACACCCCCGCCTCGGCAGCCGCGATCGCGGCGTCGACCGCACGATCGGCGTCGGCGACCGTGAGAGTCCGCGTACTGGTGAGGAATTGGTAGTAGAGCGGGGCGGAGACCTGCCGGATGACCGCGGCGGCATCGGTCCCGGCAGGCGCCTCGCCCCGCTCCACCGCGTCGGTCACACACCCGGCCCACTCGGCGATCCGCCGGTCGTAGAACACCTGCAGCGCCGCCGCGGTGTGCTGGTCGCAGGTCGCCGCGGCGATGGCGGCCTTGAACAACCGGCCTTGGCGGGCATCGTTGAGGGTGCGACGTACCAGTGTCGCGTTGGCCCGGAGATCGCCGCGCAGTGAACCGGTGTCGGTCCGTGACACCGACTGTTCGGCCTTGTCGGCCAAGAGGTCTGCCACCAACGCCGGCACCGAACCCCAACGCCGGTACACCGTCGACTTGCCGACGCCGGCCCGCTCGGCGACCGCCGTCAGTTCCAGACCCTCCAGCCCGGCCTCGATGAGTAGGTCCGCCGTCGCGCGCAGCACCGCAGCGCGGACGGCCGCGGTGCGCCCGCCCGGGCGTTCGGCTGCCATTCGGGTGATCTTATTAGGAATATTGTGCCGTTAGTAGTGTTGTTCCTTATCGGGAAGACAATCTCGTTAAGGAGTGGGAATGGAATATCGCAAGGTTGGCGACTCTGAGCTCGTGGTGTCCGAACTGAGCTTCGGCGCAGCGACTTTCGGTGGAACCGGCGAGTTCTTCGGCGCCTGGGGCGACACCGGGGCCGACCAGGCACGGGCGATGGTCGACCTGAGCCTGGAGGCCGGCATCAATTTGTTCGACACCGCGGACGTGTACTCGGACGGCGCCTCCGAAGAGGTACTCGGCGCAGCGCTGCGCGGGCGCCGCGACAGCGTACTGATCTCCACGAAGGCCGCGCTGCCGACCGCCCCCGACGACTGGGGAACGTCACGGGCACGGCTGTTGCGGGCCGTCGATTCCGCGCTGACGCGTCTGCAGACCGACCGCATCGACCTGTTCCAGTTGCACGCGTACGACGCATTCACCCCGATCGACGAGGTACTGCAGGCCCTCGACACACTCGTCGATCAGGGCAAGGTGCGCTACACCGGAGTGTCGAACTTCTCCGGCTGGCAGCTGATGAAGTCCCTGAGCCTCGCCGAAAAGCACCATCGCCCAAGGTATATCGCACACCAGGTGTACTACTCACTGATCGGGCGCGACTACGAATGGGAGCTCATGCCGTTGGCCATGGCCGAAGGGGTCGGCGCGCTGGTGTGGAGCCCGTTTGGCTGGGGCCGGCTGACCGGGAAGGTCCGGCGCGGCCGGCCACTGCCCGAACGCAGCCGACTGCACGCAACCGCGGACGCGGGGCCGCCGGTCGACGACGAACTTCTCTACGGTGTCGTCGACGAACTCGACGCGATCGCCGAAGAGACCGGCAGAACCGTGCCACAGGTAGCGCTCAACTGGCTGCTGCGCAGACCCACGGTGTCGTCGGTCATCATCGGGGCACGTGACGAGCGCCAGCTACGCGACAACCTCGGCGCGGTCGGGTGGGCGTTGGATGCCGGCCAGATTGCGCGACTGGACGCCGCAAGCACCCGCGACGCGCCGTATCCCTACTTCCCGTACTTCCGCCAGGACGGGTTCGCGCAGCTCAATCCGCCTCTCGGTGCAACCCGGTGAGATGCGTGTAGGCCGCCGCGTTCAGCTGGTTGTGGCCGACCTCGTCCTCGCTGAGTTCTCGGCGCACCTTGGCAGGCACACCGGCCACCAGCGAGCGCGGCGGCACCACCATGCCCTGGGGCACCACCGCACCGGCGGCAACCAGTGAGCCGGCGCCGATCACCGCGCCGTTGAGCACCACCGCACCCATCCCGACCAGGCTGTCCTGCTCGACGGTGCAGCCGTGCAGCACCACGTTGTGACCCACCGTCACCCCGGTGGCGATCCGGCACGGGAAACCCGGGTCGACGTGGACGGTCACCCCGTCCTGGATGTTGCTGCCCTCACCGACCTCGATGGGTTCGGCCTCGGCGCGCAGCGTGGCGCCGTACCAGACGCTGGTACCGGCGGCCAGCGAAACCTGGCCGATCACACTGGCATTGGGCGCAACCCAGGCGTCCGGGTCGATCTGCGGGGTATGACCGGCGACGGAGACGATCAGCGGCTCTGGCATGCCGGTCATGGTAGACAGCCGACCGGCCGGCTCACGCGCCCTGGTACACCTTGCGGTAGCTCGACGGGGACATCCCGAGCCCGCGCCGCAGATGATGACGCAGGTTGCCCGCGGTGCCCAGCCCCGAACGCCTGGCCACCTCGTCTACTGACAGGTCCCCTGATTCCAGCAGCTCGCGGGCGAGGTCCAGCCTGCGGCTACGGATCCAGGCACCCGGCGCCTGTCCGGTCTCCTCACGGAAACGACGGTTGAACGTGCGGGCACTCATGTGGGCATGGGCGGCCAGCCGCGTCACGGTGAGTTCCTCGTCAAGATGCTGCAGCGCCCAGTCGCGTGTGGCAGCGGTCGAGGCGTGATCGGTGACAGTGAACCCGTGGTCGATGAACTGCGCCTGTCCGCCCTCCCGCCACGGTGGCACCACGCAGTAGCGGGCCACCGAGTTGGCCACCTGGGCACCGTGATCGGTACGAATGATGTGCAGGCACAAGTCGATTCCGGCGGCCAGGCCCGCTGAGGTCAGAATGTCGCCGTCGTCGACGAACAGGATGTCCTCGTCGAGGAGTACATCGGGGTGCAGTCGGCGCATATCCGCCGCGAAGCGCCAATGAGTGGTGGCCGGCCGACCGTCCAGCAGGCCCGCGGCAGCCAGTACGAAAGCCCCGGTGCAGATCGACACCAGCCGGGTACCGGGGCGGATCCGCGACAGGGCCTGCGTCACCTCGTCGCCCAGCACACCCTCGGCCCGCGCTGGTGCGTACCTGGTGCCCGGGATCACCACGGTGTCTGCCGATTCCAGCGCCTCAGCTCCCGCGGTGGGCACCATCGCAAACCCGGTCGTCGACGGCACCGGGTCGGTGGTGAGCCCGCACGTCACGACGTCGTAGAGGGCTTCATCCTCGCGGCCGTCGCCGCCACGGGCGCTGGAGAACAGCAGCGGCGCGATGGTGGCGTCGAAGCCGACCACCGGGGCCAGCAGCAGGACGGCAACGCGGTGCACGACCGCCAGTGTGGCACGTTTTTGATGATTGCTGTCGTTTATGCCACTGGTACCGACGGCCGTCCTCGGCGAAAGTGGTCGGGTGACTCGAAACCTCGACCGGGCTGCGGTGCCTCCGCGCGTCCGCATCCACTGGGCCTGGGTGGTCGCCGCGGTGAGCTTCGTGGCGATCCTGGGCGCGGCCGGGTTCCGGTCCATTCCGGGCGTGATGATGAATCCGCTGCACCATGAGTTCGGCTGGTCGCACGGCACGGTCGGGCTGGCGATGTCGGTCAACATGATGCTGTACGGACTCACCGCACCGTTCGCCGCGGCGCTGATGGACCGCTTCGGAGTCCGGCCGGTGCTGACCGTGTCGCTGCTGCTGATCACGACAGGGTCGGCCTGCAGCATTGCCATGACGGCCAGTTGGCAGTTGGTGCTGCTGTGGGGCGTGTTGGTCGGCGTCGGTACCGGGTCGATCTCGATGGGATTCGTGGCGACCATCGCCACCCGCTGGTTCGAACAGCGCCGTGGACTCGTCACCGGCGTGCTCACCGCGGCCAGCGCCACCGGTCAACTGCTGTTCCTGCCGGTCGTCGCGGCCGTCACCACGCAACACGGCTGGCGCTGGGCATCGTTGATCGTCGCTGCCGCCTCGCTGGCCGTCGTGCCCCTCGTCGCGCTGTTCATGCGCAACCGCCCCGCCGACCTGGGTTTGGCTCCCTACGGGGCAACGGAACTCGTCCCGCCCACCCCGGCCCCGGCGGGCGGCTTCAAGACGGCCTTCGACGGCTTGCGCATCGGCGCACGGACCCGCGTGTTCTGGCTGCTGGCGGGGAGCTTCGCGATCTGTGGGATGACCACCAACGGCCTGATCGGCACGCATTTCATCCCGGCCGCCAACGACCACGGCATGCCCACGACGGTCGCCGCGGGTCTGCTTGCCACCATCGGCATTCTCGACGTTGCGGGCACGGTGTTCTCCGGCTGGCTCACCGACCGCGTCGACCCTCGGCTGCTGCTGCTCGTCTACTACGCGGGCCGCGGCCTGTCACTGATGCTGTTGCCGTCACTGCTCTCCCCGCACGCCGAACCGAGCACCTGGGTCTTCGTCATCTTCTACGGCCTGGACTGGGTGGCGACCGTGCCGCCGACCATCGTGCTGTGCCGCGACTACTTCGGGGATCGTTCGCCGGTGGTGTTCGGCTGGGTGTTCGCCTCCCACCAGGTCGGCGCGGCCATCGCCGCCGCGGGCGCCGGGTGGCTGCGGGATCTCAACGGCAATTACGACCTGGCCTTCCGGCTGGCCGCCGGGCTGTGTTTCGTCGCCGCAGCGCTATGCGTCAGTATCCGAAAAGCCCAGGTCACAAGCGCCGAGCCGGACCGAGTGGACACTTCGGCTTTGCCGTAACCGCTTCGTTACGCATACCATCCGATGCGGCGCCGCGGGGAACGCTGAGGTTGTTGTGTACGCGGTTGCTCGCCATCGTCGCGCCGAGAGCCGTGTAACGCGTCACCGGCAGCCGACGACTACAGGCTAGGCATGAGCGGGAGGAAAGACCCACCGATGAAGACTCGCACCAAGACTCTGGGCGTTGCTGCGGCAGTCGCCGCGATCACGGCGTCGCTGCCGTTGGCGGTCACCGCCTACGCCGACCCGGCGCCGACGACGACCACAGCCCCGGTCGTGGAGATCCCCGACCCGCAGGGCTCCGGCTGCGACAACTTCAAGAAGGCCATGCCGGACTGGAAGAGCCTCGCGGATCTGCCCACCGGCAAGGTGCTGGCCAGCATCCCGGATATCAGCACCTTCAATGCCGCACTGTCGGGCGGGCTGAACCCGAGCGTCAACATCGTGCCGGTGCTCGACAACGGCCCCTACGTGATCTTCGCGCCGACCAATGACGCGTTCGCGGCGCTGGAGCCGGGCAAGCTCGACGCGCTCAAGGCCGATCCGGCCGCGCTCACCAGCCTGGACTACTACCACGCGTTCCTCGGCCTGCTCGGCCCCGATGACGTCAAAGGCCAGCGGCCCACCCAGCAGGGCGCCGAGGTCAAAGTGACCGGCAAGGGCGGCGACATCAAGGTCAACGACACCGCCAAGCTGGTCTGCGGTCCCATCCAGGCGCAGAACGCCCGGATCTACCTGATCGACACCGTGCTCGATCCCAACAGCCCGCCGGAGGCCCTGGTGCCGACGGTGTCGGGCACCAGCACCACGACCACCACCAAGCCGGCGGAGTCGGCGACCCCGGCTGCCGACGCGCCGATCGGCTGATCTTCTTCTCTGCGCGCGGACTCTCCGCGAGCAGACACAAAACTGCCACCTTTTCGTTCGAAGAGGGGCAGTTTTGCGTCTGCTCGCCGGACATCAGGCGGCAGGTTCAAGGTGGCTCCTGATTCGGGAGCACAGTTCAGCGGGATACCGTCGGACATCATCGACCACGGCCGGCACGCTGATCCAGCCGATCTCCTGCAACCGGGCAGATTTCATCCGGTCATGCTTGACCGCAACAGGATTCGCGTGCCAATCCATGCTGTCGTATTCGGCTGCCACCCGGCACTCAGGCCAGGCGAAATCCACGCGCCACAGTTGTCCGTGTCGGTCGACGATCTCGTACTGCAGTTCTGGGGTGGGTAAGCCCCAATCGATGAAGACCAACCTCATCTCCGATTCCATCGGAGATTCGGCCCTGCCGTCAGCGTGAGGCAACAGTTCACGCACCTTCACCACGCCGCGGCGGCCGCGCTGTTCCTTGAGCGCGTGCTCGAGTTCGACTGCCGCGCAGGTACCGCTGCGCAGCGCGGCGTCAAGCGTGGCCAACGCGCGTGGACGCCGCAACGTTCGCGCCAACTCGATGGCAGTCCAAGCCGGCGCGGTTAGCAACCGACCATCGACTTTCTTGAGCGGAGCGCCAATCCGTTGATGCACCATGATGTCTGGCGATGGCCTCATGCGTACCCCCGGGTCGAGAACGTGGGTCCGAACCGTGTTCTCGGTGTCAAAGCCGTAGAACTGAGCGGCCGTACCCAGACAGCCCACAATCGGCGTCTCCGACAGCAGGTCAAGTCCACAAAGCCGACGAAATGTATCTGGTGGGCCCAACGAGTAGACACCGTGCCACAACCGGACGATCTCACCGTCGCGGACCCGACGCGCGAGTGTCCGGTACGTCATTACGGCCAACAGTTGGTTCGTGGTCGCGACGCCGTTGTTGAGAGCGAACACTTCGTCGAGCGTCATGCCGGTGATTGTTTGCGGACAATTCCGCAGCCGCCACGATCTGCGCTCCGGCTCTGTGGATAACTTCGCGAGCAGACGCAAAACTGCCCCTTTTCGCGCGAAAAGGGGCAGTTTTGTGTCTGCTCGCCGGAAGGCTTGTCGTGAAGCTAGACGCCGAGCTCGCGTCCGATGATCTCCTTCATGATCTCGGTGGTGCCACCGAAGATCGTCTGGATCCGTCCGTCCACGTAGGCGCGGGCAACCCGGTACTCCATCATGTAGCCGTAGCCGCCGTGCAGCTGCACACACTGGTCGACGACCTTCTTGGCGACCTCGGTGGCCCACCACTTGGCCTTGGCCGCCTCGACTGCGGTCAGCTCACCGTCGACCACACCCTGCAGGCAGCGGTCGAGGTAGTTCTCGGTGACCTCCAGCTCGGTTTCCATCTCGGCGAGCAGGAACCGGTTGTGCTGGAAGCTGCCGATCGGCTGACCGAAGGCCTTGCGGTCCTTGGCGTATTGCAGCGTCTCCTGGAAGACCGCACGGGCACCGTAGATCGCCGAGATGGCGATGCCGAGCCGCTCCGAGGGCAGGTTGGTCATCAGGTGATAGAAACCGCGACCTTCCTTGCCCAGCAGGTTGGCGTTCGGTACCCGGACGTTCTCGAAGTGCAGCTCGGAGGTGTCCTGGCTGTGCAGGCCCATCTTGTCGAGCTTGCGGCCGCGGGTGAAGCCCTCCATGCCCCGCTCCACCACGAACAGCGTGAAGCCCTTGTGACCGGCCTCGGGATCGGTGCGGGCGACCACGACACACAGGTCGCAGTTGATGCCCGACGAGATGAACGTCTTGGAGCCGTTGATGATCCAGTCATCCCCGTCGCGCACCGCCGAGGTCCGGATGCCCGCCAGGTCGCTGCCTGCGCCCGGCTCGGTCATCGCGATCGCGATGATCAGCTCGCCGGTGGTGATGCCGGGCATCCAGCGCTGCTTCTGCTCGTCGTTGGCCAGCTCCTTGAAGTACGGGCCGACGACGTCGTTGTGCAGGCTCAGCGCCGGGCCGTGCACGCCGGCCTTGGCGATCTCCTCGTCGATGATGGCGTTGAACCGGAAGTCATCCGAGCCGCCGCCGCCGAACTCCTCGGGCATGTTGAACCCGATGAGGCCGTACTTGCCTGCGGCGGTGTAGGCCGACCGGTCGACGATGCGCTCGGTCTCCCACTTTTCGGCGTTCGGCACGAGCTCGCGCTCGATGTACTCCTTGACCGTCTCGCGGAACGCCTCGTGTTCTGCGGTATAGATCTGTCGCTTCATGGCTTACTTTGCCTTCCAAACAGGTTCGCGCTTCTGGGCGAAGGCCAGTGGCCCTTCCTTGGCATCCTCGGTCCGCAGCAGGGTGCTGAACTCGCGGTTGGTGCGCTTCCAGCCGTCCTTGTCGCCGGTGATGACGCCCTCGTCGACCCCGTAGGCGACGCGCTTGCTCGCCTGCACGGCTAGCGGCGCGTTGCCCGTGATCCGTTCGGCCAGCTTGAGTGCCGCATCGACGACGGTGCCGTCGGGCACCACCTGATTGATCAGGCCCCAGCGCAGCGCGTCGGCGGACGACATCGGCTCACCGGTGAACAGCAACTCGTTCGCCACCTTGCGGGGCAGCTGCTCGGCGATGCGGAACACGCCGCCGGCGCCGGCGATCAGACCCCGCTTCACCTCGGGCAGACCGAATTTGGCGTTTTCCTCGGCGACGATCAGGTCACTGGCCAGGGCCAGTTCGGTGCCGCCGCCCAGGGCGGTTCCGTTGACCGCGGCGATCGTCGGCTTGTCGATGAAATGGCTGACATAGCCGGCGAATCCGTATTCCGGATGATCGGGGTGAAAGAGGTTCTCGCCCCGCGAGATCGCCTTGAGGTCGGCGCCTGCGCAGAACGACTTGTCGCCCGATCCGGTGATCACGACAGCGCGGATCTCCGGATCGTTCTGGGCCTGCTCCAGCGCATCGCCGACGGCGACGCTGACCGAGCCGTTGATCGCGTTGCGCGCCTCGGGCCGGTTGATCGTGATGAGCAGTACGTTGCCGCGCTTTTCAACAATCGCGCCGAGCGCGCCTTCGTCGGTCACAGGAGCTCCAGGATGGTCGCGTTGGCCTGGCCGCCACCTTCACACATGGTCTGCAGGCCGTACTGAATGTTGTTGTCCCGCATGTGGTACAGCAGGGTGGTCAGGATACGGGCACCGGAGCCGCCGAGCGGGTGGCCCAGAGCGATCGCACCGCCGTTGGGGTTGAGGCGGCTCTCGTCGGCGCCGATGTCCTTGAGCCAGGCCATCGGAACCGGGGCGAACGCCTCGTTGACCTCGAACGCGCCGATCTGGTCGACACTCAGGCCGGACTTGGCCAGCGCCTTCTGGGTGGCCGGGATCGGCGCGGTCAGCATGATGACCGGGTCGGCACCGGCCAGTACCGCGGTGTGCACCTTGGCAAGCGGCCTGAGCCCCAGGTCTTTTGCCTTCTCCGCAGACATGACCAGCAGCGCGGCCGATC includes these proteins:
- a CDS encoding TetR/AcrR family transcriptional regulator, with product MAAERPGGRTAAVRAAVLRATADLLIEAGLEGLELTAVAERAGVGKSTVYRRWGSVPALVADLLADKAEQSVSRTDTGSLRGDLRANATLVRRTLNDARQGRLFKAAIAAATCDQHTAAALQVFYDRRIAEWAGCVTDAVERGEAPAGTDAAAVIRQVSAPLYYQFLTSTRTLTVADADRAVDAAIAAAEAGVFT
- a CDS encoding enoyl-CoA hydratase is translated as MTVTREYPDVKDVTVSLEGGVLSVTLNRPDSLNSLTQDMLVAIADAMELAATDAGVRVVRLGGAGRGFSSGAGISEEDQNAKSHDAEGVLDAANRAVASIVALPKPVVAVVQGPAAGVGVSLALACDVVLASEAAFFLLAFTKIGLMPDGGASALVAANIGRIRAMRLALLADRLTAADAYDWGLISAVYPADEFDAAVDKVIAKLRSGPAVALRETKQAVNAATLTELEGAFARERKGQLQLLVSDDFREGTKAFQQNRRPEFTQQ
- the tet(V) gene encoding tetracycline efflux MFS transporter Tet(V), coding for MQDDIQTPVGQTGGWRVLAPFRIREYRLLIAAVTLSIFAEGMWSVVMALQVIAIDNDPASLSLVATCLGVGLVAFVLVGGIAADRVNQRTIIIAVETVNLVTVTTVAVLGLLDLLKIWHLAVAAGILGIAAAFFFPAYSALLPRILPPEQLLAANGVEGVVRPVFQRSVGPAVAGMVIAATFPSLGAVVVAVLFGAGLVLLVATRPTVDSVAAQGDVDRPHVLRDLREGFAFMVRTPWLLWTLLFASMFVLVVLGPIEVLLPFIAQDRFADGARAYGFILAFFGFGSALGALTVSSRRMPRRYLSTMMLMWGLGSVPLVVVGVTSSFPLMALATFCVGVTDGAGMVIWGTLLQRRVPTEMLGRVSSLDFFVSLAFMPLSFAIVGPLSKVVSMESIFLVAGLLPAVLAAVAVTAARMPRDELAHPLR
- a CDS encoding 3-hydroxyacyl-CoA dehydrogenase encodes the protein MEIKDAVAVVTGGASGLGLATTKRLLDAGASVVVIDLKGEEVVAELGDRARFVGTDVTDEAGVSEALDVAESLGPVRINVNCAGIGNAIKTLSKNGAFPLDGFRKVVEVNLIGTFNVIRLAAERIAKTEPLKNEERGVIVNTASVAAFDGQIGQAAYSASKGGVVGMTLPIARDLSRELIRVCTIAPGLFKTPLLGSLPEEAQKSLGQQVPHPARLGDPDEYGALAVHIIENPMLNGEVIRLDGAIRMAPR
- a CDS encoding NAD(P)H-dependent flavin oxidoreductase, with amino-acid sequence MALKTKFTETFGIEHPIVQGGMQWVGRAELVAAVANAGALGFITALTQPTPADLAREIERCRELTDKPFGVNLTILPTINPPPYDEYRQVIVDSGIKIVETAGSNPAPHLPMFHANGIKVLHKCTSVRHAVKAQSLGVDGISIDGFECAGHPGEDDIPGLVLIPAASAKIDIPMIASGGFADARGLVAALALGADGVNMGSRFMCTAESAIHQKVKEAIVAGTELDTELIFRSLGNTARVASNAVSREVVQILKDGGQFEDVKDLVAGKRGVKVYEIGDLDAGIWSVGTSMGLINDIPTCGELVSRMVSEAEELISGRLANMVGAGEPEPEKEAVLA
- a CDS encoding CaiB/BaiF CoA transferase family protein, whose protein sequence is MAGPLQGLRVVELAGIGPGPHAAMILGDLGADVVRIERPGRSGGVPAGDRDSMLRNRRSVAADLKSDEGRELVLNLISKADVLIEGYRPGVTERLGLGPEDCAKINDRLIYARMTGWGQEGPRALQAGHDINYISLNGLLHAIGRKGERPVPPLNLAGDFGGGSMFLLVGILSALFERQTSGKGQVIDAAMVDGSSVLMQMMWGFRANGLWSDERGTNMLDTGAPYYDTYETADGKYMAIGAIEPQFYAELLKGLGLDGADLPAQNDMARWPELREAFTTAFAAHDRDHWAEVFAGTDACATPVLSFAEVLTEPHIAERDTFFDDEGNLQPMPAPRFSRSATAVPTPPSPRGADTEAVLRDWV